A portion of the Clostridium gelidum genome contains these proteins:
- a CDS encoding alpha/beta-type small acid-soluble spore protein: MSNGSSLVPEARQGLATFKNEVAQELGVPFKEYNGDLSSRQCGSVGGEMVKRMVEEYEHRI, encoded by the coding sequence ATGTCAAATGGTAGTTCATTAGTTCCAGAAGCAAGGCAAGGCTTAGCTACATTCAAGAACGAAGTGGCTCAAGAACTAGGTGTTCCATTTAAAGAATATAATGGAGACTTAAGTTCAAGACAATGTGGTTCAGTAGGCGGGGAAATGGTAAAAAGAATGGTAGAGGAATATGAGCATAGAATATAA
- a CDS encoding metallophosphoesterase family protein: MKKIKILHTADIHFDTPFSGMTPKEALKSKEELKQVFEKIIEMTLEKEIDILLIAGDIFDNLSVNKTTLHFIKNCFETISKVNVFISPGNHDPFNEKSFYSIVKWSSNVHVFKGNMENVILENINTVVWGVGFNSSHVNKSLLKDVKRVDGYNNIMVLHGEITTAKEGNDYNPITEEDIAKSDMDYIALGHRHKFSAVKKIDNTYYSYSGCPQGRGFDELEDKGIVLIELKDKFVESKFIRTSIRNYYEKEINIQGCFGYNEVKSKIINEIQVIDRKSNLYKIILIGEVCEEFTLNEEFLKELLKDEFYFVKVIDKSEIKLDINELIKGYSLKSIFAKKIYERLQNAETEEEREIINLALKIGLQSITGEEVKIYE; encoded by the coding sequence ATGAAAAAGATTAAAATTTTACATACAGCAGATATACATTTTGATACTCCATTTAGTGGAATGACACCAAAAGAAGCTTTAAAGAGCAAAGAAGAATTGAAACAAGTTTTTGAAAAAATAATAGAAATGACTTTGGAAAAAGAAATAGATATTCTTTTAATTGCAGGTGATATATTTGATAATCTATCTGTAAATAAAACTACTCTTCATTTTATTAAAAATTGTTTTGAAACGATAAGTAAAGTAAATGTGTTTATAAGTCCAGGGAATCATGATCCATTTAACGAAAAATCTTTTTATAGTATTGTAAAGTGGTCTAGTAATGTTCATGTATTTAAAGGTAACATGGAAAATGTTATTTTGGAAAATATAAATACTGTAGTTTGGGGTGTTGGATTTAATAGTTCTCATGTTAATAAATCATTATTAAAAGATGTTAAAAGAGTAGATGGATATAATAACATAATGGTTCTTCATGGTGAAATCACGACTGCCAAAGAAGGAAATGATTATAATCCTATTACTGAAGAAGATATAGCTAAAAGTGATATGGATTATATAGCACTAGGACATAGACATAAGTTCTCAGCGGTTAAAAAGATAGATAATACTTATTATAGCTATAGTGGTTGTCCTCAAGGTAGAGGGTTCGATGAACTTGAAGATAAGGGAATAGTTTTAATTGAACTTAAAGACAAATTTGTAGAAAGTAAGTTTATTAGAACATCAATTAGAAATTATTATGAAAAAGAAATTAATATTCAAGGGTGTTTTGGATATAATGAAGTGAAAAGCAAGATTATTAATGAAATTCAAGTGATAGATAGGAAAAGTAATTTATATAAGATAATTTTAATAGGAGAAGTATGTGAAGAATTTACATTAAATGAAGAATTTTTAAAAGAACTACTCAAGGATGAATTTTATTTTGTAAAAGTCATAGATAAGAGTGAAATTAAATTAGATATAAATGAATTAATTAAGGGATATTCTTTAAAAAGTATATTTGCTAAAAAGATATATGAAAGATTGCAAAATGCAGAAACAGAAGAGGAAAGAGAAATTATAAATCTAGCACTAAAAATAGGACTTCAAAGTATTACAGGTGAAGAGGTAAAGATTTATGAATGA